One Streptomyces sp. CG4 genomic window, CCCGATGGTGTCGAGGGTCATGCGGGTCATGTCGTCGGCCACGTCCACGGCCTGCCCGTCGCGGGCCGCGCGGTCCCAGGAGTCGATGAGCCGGCGGGCCACCTTGAACATCACCGGGTGGTAGGTGCGCATCGAGCCGAGCGCGAAGGCGGGCATCAGGATGTCGTGCGCCTTGGCCCAGTTGGGCTCGTCGTTGTAGGCGGTGAACAGGCCGTCGGCGGCGAATTCCCGCACGTTCTCCAGGGCGGGCCCGATGTGCTTGGCGAACCGCTCCTCGTCGGCGAGGTCCGCGACCAGATCGGCGTCCGCGACGAACAGCACGTCCCGGCCGTGCAGCCGACGCACCAGTACCGGGCCGTGGGCCCGCATCAGCTCCATGATCTGCTGCATGGGGGTGCGGCCGGGTCCGGTGGCGGTGATGTCGACGACGGGGACGCCGGGCAGGGTTCCGGCCGGATCGGGGCGCAGTGCGGTGGGAGCCATGGCGCGACAACTGCCTTTCGCGGTGACGGAGTACTCGCGGTAACGGAGCACTGGGATCCAGGGTGGTCGACCTGTGGGGCGTACCCGCGCCACGGCACTACACGATCGTGCAGTCAAAACTCGGTTGGGGGCCTTGCGCGGCCCCGGCGCCGCGCCCTGGGGGCGTCCGGTTTGCCGCTGACCTGGATCCACGTCTTGGATGAGGTCTTGGATGAGGTCTTGGATAAGAGGGTGGCTGGACACTTCGGGAGGTGGCCGTGGACGCGGGGCGGGCCGACGGGGTCGTGTGGCGCAACCGGGCCCTGACCCTCTTCGACCGGGTGTCGGTGCCGGTCGCGGTATGCGACGTGTACGGCCTGGTGGTGCTGGCCAATCCCGCGATGGCGGCCGAGTGCGGTACGACGCCGGGGCGACTGCGCGGCCGGGACGTGCTGGAGCTGTTCCGCCCGCAGGAGACGGGCCAGGTGGAGCGGATCGCCGAGGCGCTGCGGCTGCGACACCGCTCGCGCTACCAGGTGTCGGTGCGCTGGCGGGCGCCCGGCGGCGCCGAACGGTTCGGGGAACTGACCGCGGACCCGGTGAGCGACAGCGTGGACGAGACACCGACCCTGCTCGTGATGCTGCGGGTGCGGGGCGAGTCCGCGCCGCCCGAGCCGAAACCGGTACGGGTCACGTCGGTGGAGGGCCGGGTACTGGCCCTGCTGGCGGGCGGCGCCACCACGGCGGCCGCCGCCCGCGAACTGGGCCTGAGCAAGGACGGCGTCACCTACCACCTACGGCGCCTGTCGGCCCGCTGGAACGCGGCCACCCGCACGGAACTGGTCGCCCGCGCCTACGCCTTGGGGGTCCTCGCACCCGGAGTGTGGCCACCGGAACCGAGGCCGACCGAAACGGGGTGAACCACGCCGCCCGTCCCGCACCAGGGCGGCAACCGCCGGACAGGCCCTGCCCCCACGCACCGGGATTCGCCGAGGCCGAGCCGGACGTGCCGGGGGCGACCGAGGCCCAGCCGGGAGCACAGGAGGACGCCGAAGCCGAGCCCGGACACGCCCGAAGCCACCCGGGCCGAGCCGGACGCGCAGGAAGCGACCGAAGCCGAGCCGGAACAGGCAGAGCCGGAAAGCGCCGAGGCTCAGCCGGAAGTGCCAGAGGACGCCGATGCCGAGCCGGACCAGCGGGTCCGGTCGCCGCCGGGGTCGAGCGGCGGGCCGGACAGCCCGGCGGCCACGTGGTACAGCGCCTGCCGGGCACGCGACGGCAGCCCGTGCCGGAAATCCATTGGCCCGGCCTTCCCGTGGCTACGTAGGCTAGCCGTGAACCTAGATCTATTAGGTTCACGGTCACGAATCCGGAAGGACTCCCCCCATGAAATCGCTCACCGAGCAGGACATCCGCAACTCGTTTATCAACTGCTCCAAGGGGGAGGCCAAGCGGCTGACGGTCCCGCGGGACCTCGGCGAACGCCCGTGGGACGACCTGGACTTCCTGGGCTGGCGCGATCCGGGCGCACCCGACCGCAGCTATCTGGTCACCGAACGGGGCGACCGGCTCGTCGGCGTGGCCCTGCGCTTCCAGACCGCCCAGCGCGGGTTTCTGCACCGCAGCATGTGCTCGCTGTGTCTGACCACGCATCCCGGTGGCGGGGTGACGCTGATGGCGGCGCGGAAGGCGGGCGCGGCGGGCCGCGAGGGCAACTCGGTCGGCCTGTACATGTGCACCGACCTGGCGTGTTCGCTGTACGTACGGGGCAAGAAGGTGCCGGAGTCCGGCGCCCGCTTCGAGGAGAGCCTGACGACGGAGGAGCAGATCGCCCGCACGACGGGCAATCTGTCCGGGTTCCTCGACAAGCTGTATACGTGACCGTTCGGGTCATAGCCGTGGATCTGCCGGTTGGTGAGCTGGAAGCCGAGGATCGCGACGTTCTTCGGACAGAAGTCGCGGGTGTCGAGGATGCTCGGCTCCAGGGCCACGTTGCCGAGGGAGACGACCCGGCTCACGGCTGAGTGGCCGATTCTCCACCGCCGAGATCACCGCAGGCCACGCTTGCGGACGGTTTCCGTCCTCGATCCGGTATCCCCATACGTTCGACCCGCCCGAGGAACGGGAACAGGCCAAGGGATGCACGACGTACGCAAGTGGCCCGCGGGACTCCTGCGCCTGCTGAAGCGCCGCCGGGAGCCGGTGGTGGTCCAGACGCTGCGGTCGGCGACGGCGGCGACCATCGCCTACGTCGTCGCCCTCCGGCTGAGCCCCGAGCCGGCCCCGCTCACCGCGCCCCTGACCGCGCTGCTGGTCGTCCAGGTGACCTTCTACGCCACCCTCACCAACGGCATCCGCCGGGTGAACTCGGTGGTGGCCGGGGTCCTGGTCGCCATCGTCTTCAGCGTGCTGGTGGGGCTGACCTGGTGGAGCCTCGCGCTGCTGATCGTGGCCGCGCTGGCCGTCGGGCACCTGGTGCGGGTCGACGAGTAC contains:
- a CDS encoding PAS domain S-box protein, yielding MDAGRADGVVWRNRALTLFDRVSVPVAVCDVYGLVVLANPAMAAECGTTPGRLRGRDVLELFRPQETGQVERIAEALRLRHRSRYQVSVRWRAPGGAERFGELTADPVSDSVDETPTLLVMLRVRGESAPPEPKPVRVTSVEGRVLALLAGGATTAAAARELGLSKDGVTYHLRRLSARWNAATRTELVARAYALGVLAPGVWPPEPRPTETG
- a CDS encoding FBP domain-containing protein, yielding MKSLTEQDIRNSFINCSKGEAKRLTVPRDLGERPWDDLDFLGWRDPGAPDRSYLVTERGDRLVGVALRFQTAQRGFLHRSMCSLCLTTHPGGGVTLMAARKAGAAGREGNSVGLYMCTDLACSLYVRGKKVPESGARFEESLTTEEQIARTTGNLSGFLDKLYT